The DNA segment GAGGCCACTCGGATCGAACTGGAATTGACCGAGTCGGTCGCGATGGACCACATCGATGAGATCAACACCAAGCTGGCCGACATCCGTCGCCTGGGCGTCAGGATCGCCATCGACGATTTCGGCACCGGCTATTCGTCATTGAGCGTGCTCAGACAGCTCCATGTCGACCGTCTGAAGATCGACCGCTCCTTCGTCAACGAGCTCGACGGCGCGAATACCAAGACCGGTATCGCGCCACTCATCATCGCCCTGGGGCACCAGTGCAACCTGACCCTGATCGCCGAGGGCGTGGAGAACGAAGTGCAGCGCCAGTGCCTGCTGGCGATGGGCTGTCAGGAGGCGCAGGGGTTTCTGTTCGCGCGTCCCATGCCGATCGAGCGACTGGAGGACTGGATGGCGGCGCAGCCTGGCTAGACGTTCATACCACCAGGATCTCTTTCGTTTGCAGTCTTCGGGCGCGTTTTGCCAGCTTCTCATCGAAGGTGGCGAACCGCATCGCTTGAGCACTGCCGGCCAGATGGAGTGCGTCGGCGAAATCCATGCCTTGCTCATGCCAATCGAGCGCCATGACCACCACCCCGATATGTTCGACTTCGGCCTGTGGCAGACCGATCAGCTTTCGCAGCGTCGACACGATGGTTTCACGCGAGAGCTGATAGGCAAATCGCAGCACCCACTCCGTCTCAAGCAGCACGGTCTTGCTGAGGAAAATGCTGTGTTGCTCGAACAGGGCGATCGCCCTTGGGCTCTGCGCCGGGTCGTCATTGGTGACGACCCGCACCACGACGTTCGTGTCAACCGCCAGCATGGTATTCCCGTACTCCACGGGCGATGGCCTCTTGCATGTCATCCAGGGACTTGGCCGGGCCTCGATACCCGGTGCAACCCACGACTTCATCGAGTGACGTCGACGCAAGGGGCTTGCGGGGTCGCAGGACGACACCATCCGGCCGTGTTTCGATTTCGAGCTCCGTGCCCGTCGACCAGTGATAGTGGTCGCGAATGGCCTTGGGCAGTATGACCTGACCCTTGCTGGAAAGGCGCGTGGTTTCCATCGCGATCGAGACACCTGTTGGGCGAATGCGGTAAGAAACCATCTTACTCGGAGCCGATAGTGCGAGCAAGGTCAGGCATGATGTTGCTCCTTGAGCGACCTGTGTCGAGCCTGCTTCGGGAATAAAGGGGCAGCCGCCATGGCCCTCGCGTTAGTCAAACCCATACCCGCGCTCTACCCAGTAATGCCAGTCGCCAATGGCCTCGCGTGTCTCTTCATCGGCTGCCATCGCTTCGAGTTGCGCCAACGGAAATCCCATGACACGTCCATGCCAGGTGGCCAGGACGAACATGTCGTGCAAGCATTCATTCTCCGGCGCGAGGCGCTCGAGGATCAAATCGTCACTGACGTGCAGAGGCGATATGG comes from the Allochromatium tepidum genome and includes:
- a CDS encoding type II toxin-antitoxin system VapC family toxin encodes the protein MLAVDTNVVVRVVTNDDPAQSPRAIALFEQHSIFLSKTVLLETEWVLRFAYQLSRETIVSTLRKLIGLPQAEVEHIGVVVMALDWHEQGMDFADALHLAGSAQAMRFATFDEKLAKRARRLQTKEILVV
- a CDS encoding calcium-binding protein, with product MKETKLDEERIAMEIIVDAYGAEEQAMGWYYYLEDKLHFPFRARCIQPRSISPLHVSDDLILERLAPENECLHDMFVLATWHGRVMGFPLAQLEAMAADEETREAIGDWHYWVERGYGFD
- a CDS encoding AbrB/MazE/SpoVT family DNA-binding domain-containing protein, coding for MVSYRIRPTGVSIAMETTRLSSKGQVILPKAIRDHYHWSTGTELEIETRPDGVVLRPRKPLASTSLDEVVGCTGYRGPAKSLDDMQEAIARGVREYHAGG